GTCTTCGCCCCGGCCATGCACACCGAGATGTGGGAGCACCCCGCCACCCAGGCGAACGTCGCGACCCTGCGCGAGCGCGGAGCCGTCGTCATCGAGCCCGCCGTCGGCCGTCTCACCGGCGTCGACACCGGCAAGGGGCGGCTGCCCGACCCCGACGCGATCTTCGAGGTCTGCCGCCGGGTCCTGGCGCGCGGGGTGACCGTGCCCGATCTGGCCGGCCGGCATGTCGTCGTCTCCGCCGGCGGCACGCGTGAGCCGCTCGACCCCGTGCGCTTCCTCGGCAACCGCTCCTCCGGGAAGCAGGGGTACGCCCTGGCCCGTACGGCGGCGGCCCGCGGCGCCCGCGTCACCCTCATCGAGGCAAACACCGGGCTGCCCGACCCGGCCGGCGTCGACATCGTGCGCGTCGGCACCGCCGTACAACTGCGCGAGGCCGTCCTGAAGGCGGCGGCCGACGCCGACGCCGTGGTCATGGCCGCGGCCGTGGCCGATTTCCGCCCCGCCGAGTACGCCGCGGGCAAGATCAAGAAGAAGGACGGCGCGGAGCCCGCGCCGATCGTGCTGGTCCGCAACCCGGACATCCTCGCTGAGCTCGGCGCGGAGCGGCCCAGGCCGGGGCAGGTGATCGTCGGATTCGCCGCCGAGACGGACGACGTGCTCGCCAACGGCCGCGCGAAGCTGCGCCGCAAGGGCTGCGATCTGCTGGTCGTCAACGAGGTGGGGGAGCGCAAGACCTTCGGCGCCGACGAGAACGAGGCGGTGATCCTGGCCGCGGACGGCGGCGAGACGCCGGTGCCCCACGGTCCCAAGGAGGCGCTCGCCGACACGGTCTGGGACCTGGTCGTACCCTCGCTCGGGTCCGTCTAGGCGAACGGCAAGTTAATTCTTGGTTCCCCCTTTCGGGTGGCCAAAAACCGCTCAAACCAGGGCTTCCAGGTCGGGATGGGGGGCGATCGGCGCATCGCAGGACGGAGTGAGTGCCTCAACGCGACTCCCATAGTCCGAGACGCCTGGACCTTCTGAGCCATCGGCCGGATAAACTGGCCGAGGCACGACGCAGGGGCGCAGCTCCCCGGTCGTTCCGACAAGG
The nucleotide sequence above comes from Streptomyces sp. NBC_01716. Encoded proteins:
- the coaBC gene encoding bifunctional phosphopantothenoylcysteine decarboxylase/phosphopantothenate--cysteine ligase CoaBC, which translates into the protein MRGDTVDQAERSQGPGGRPRVVLGVSGGIAAYKACELLRRLTESGHDVRVVPTASALHFVGAATWSALSGHPVSTEVWSDVHEVPHVRIGQSADLVVVAPATADMLAKAAQGLADDLLTNTLLTARCPVVFAPAMHTEMWEHPATQANVATLRERGAVVIEPAVGRLTGVDTGKGRLPDPDAIFEVCRRVLARGVTVPDLAGRHVVVSAGGTREPLDPVRFLGNRSSGKQGYALARTAAARGARVTLIEANTGLPDPAGVDIVRVGTAVQLREAVLKAAADADAVVMAAAVADFRPAEYAAGKIKKKDGAEPAPIVLVRNPDILAELGAERPRPGQVIVGFAAETDDVLANGRAKLRRKGCDLLVVNEVGERKTFGADENEAVILAADGGETPVPHGPKEALADTVWDLVVPSLGSV